One stretch of Chryseobacterium sp. LJ668 DNA includes these proteins:
- a CDS encoding DUF1648 domain-containing protein — MKTSSILLVINILLLIFIWGFTGVNYAGLPETLPSHFAVNGTVDGESEKRAIWFLPGIATFVSLLLVGIPKNPDSPLLNVPNSYRNRESLKLFAYSILLSILLLLLDTVVESILIAQGKLREMSNAVFVFLALLFVVIGIHIFRMLRERKSETSKI; from the coding sequence ATGAAAACTTCGAGTATACTTTTAGTCATCAATATTCTGCTCCTTATTTTCATATGGGGTTTCACAGGAGTTAATTACGCAGGTTTACCAGAAACTCTTCCTTCTCATTTTGCAGTTAACGGAACGGTAGACGGAGAAAGCGAAAAGCGGGCAATCTGGTTTTTACCAGGAATCGCAACATTTGTATCCTTACTGCTTGTCGGTATTCCAAAAAATCCTGATTCACCACTTTTGAATGTTCCGAACAGTTACCGGAATAGAGAAAGTTTAAAGCTTTTTGCGTACAGTATATTACTTTCAATACTTCTTCTATTATTAGATACTGTAGTTGAAAGTATCCTTATTGCACAAGGTAAATTACGGGAAATGAGCAATGCAGTTTTTGTTTTCTTAGCTCTTTTATTCGTTGTGATAGGAATACATATTTTCAGAATGCTGAGAGAAAGAAAGTCAGAAACATCTAAAATTTAA
- a CDS encoding 3-deoxy-D-manno-octulosonic acid transferase has product MNFIYNIFIHLLIFGMKVFSLLNDKTKKGVKGRRETVSRVKSVFLTSDKVIWMHAASLGEYEQGLPVLEKLKDHFPQHKILITFFSPSGYENVVKKKNIADVICYLPFDTKENVKEFISHINVELFFTVKYDYWYNLFQELKNKHVKIVVISALFYESQSFFTSYGKWFVKQLQKNVDWFFHQTQHSYFLAKSVGLKNASVTGDTRFDRVKHLKNRDNHVDFIREFIGDKKSIVFGSSWQAEEKIARMISVNQNIRLIIAPHDLKRVENLKELFPDAILYSNLKNSQTLQSSDSQTLIIDSIGLLSKLYSYADIAVVGGGFHDSGLHNILEAATFGVPVIFGCHYIKNPEADDLIKSNGGKSFEHENEAAEFALNLLNNPNILKEMSENADRFVAEQPNSSELILKKILSL; this is encoded by the coding sequence TTGAATTTCATTTACAACATATTCATCCATCTTCTCATTTTCGGAATGAAAGTTTTTTCATTATTAAATGATAAAACGAAAAAAGGGGTTAAAGGAAGAAGAGAAACGGTAAGTCGTGTTAAATCTGTCTTTTTAACTTCAGACAAGGTCATCTGGATGCATGCTGCAAGCTTGGGAGAGTACGAACAAGGTTTACCGGTTTTAGAAAAGCTTAAAGATCATTTTCCGCAACATAAAATACTAATTACGTTTTTTTCGCCATCGGGGTATGAGAATGTTGTTAAAAAGAAAAATATTGCGGATGTAATCTGTTATCTGCCATTTGACACGAAGGAAAATGTAAAAGAATTTATTAGTCACATTAATGTTGAACTATTTTTTACGGTGAAATATGATTACTGGTATAATCTTTTTCAGGAGCTGAAAAATAAACATGTAAAAATAGTTGTTATTTCGGCATTATTTTATGAAAGTCAATCTTTTTTTACATCTTACGGGAAATGGTTTGTAAAGCAGTTGCAAAAAAATGTCGACTGGTTTTTTCATCAAACACAGCATTCTTATTTTCTGGCAAAAAGTGTCGGTTTAAAAAATGCTTCGGTCACAGGAGATACCAGATTTGATCGTGTAAAACATTTGAAAAACAGGGATAATCATGTCGATTTTATCAGAGAATTTATTGGTGATAAAAAATCAATTGTCTTTGGAAGCTCATGGCAGGCGGAAGAGAAAATAGCGAGAATGATTTCTGTAAATCAAAATATTAGATTAATCATCGCTCCACACGATCTGAAAAGAGTTGAAAATTTAAAAGAATTATTTCCAGACGCAATTCTTTACAGCAATTTAAAAAATTCTCAAACTCTCCAATCCTCAGACTCTCAAACTTTAATCATCGACAGTATCGGGTTGCTTTCAAAATTGTATTCTTATGCAGATATTGCGGTAGTTGGTGGTGGTTTTCATGATTCAGGACTGCATAATATTCTTGAGGCAGCGACTTTCGGTGTGCCTGTAATTTTCGGATGTCATTACATAAAAAATCCCGAAGCCGATGATTTAATTAAATCTAATGGCGGAAAATCTTTTGAACACGAAAATGAAGCGGCAGAATTTGCTTTAAATTTATTAAATAATCCAAATATTTTAAAAGAAATGTCTGAAAATGCTGATCGGTTTGTTGCAGAGCAACCCAATTCTTCGGAATTGATTTTAAAGAAAATTCTGTCACTTTAG
- a CDS encoding deoxyuridine 5'-triphosphate nucleotidohydrolase — MEYSKEFKTALSNFSAIEKDRLIFRLLKKDKLLSKKLYFELIDTETTDQKRNQMEEQISERVLLASKYIGNPKYFLVLIRKISAEITEHVKITTDKFGDIYLQLYLVNSILESNDKLNNQRFDNIYKLYIYLINKLLKAIISIKKLDEDYWMELNEILESLESKIHDNKYLEKLCINNSFDFDWLTIEKIPDHLDLIIKDIKSQGFLK; from the coding sequence ATGGAATATTCAAAAGAATTTAAGACTGCATTGAGTAATTTTTCTGCCATAGAAAAAGACCGTCTGATTTTCCGTTTGCTGAAAAAGGACAAACTGTTGTCAAAAAAACTTTATTTTGAACTGATCGACACCGAAACCACCGACCAGAAGCGAAATCAGATGGAAGAACAGATCAGTGAAAGAGTTCTTTTAGCATCAAAATATATAGGAAATCCTAAATATTTTTTAGTTCTGATCAGAAAAATAAGTGCAGAAATCACCGAGCACGTCAAAATTACAACCGATAAATTCGGAGATATTTATCTACAGCTTTACCTTGTCAATTCAATTTTAGAAAGTAATGATAAACTTAATAATCAAAGATTTGACAATATATACAAACTTTATATTTATCTGATCAATAAACTTCTGAAGGCTATTATTTCAATAAAAAAACTTGACGAAGATTACTGGATGGAATTGAATGAAATATTAGAAAGTCTGGAATCAAAAATTCATGATAATAAATATCTGGAAAAGCTTTGCATCAACAACAGCTTTGATTTTGACTGGTTAACGATTGAAAAAATTCCTGATCATCTGGATTTGATCATAAAAGATATTAAAAGCCAGGGATTTCTAAAGTGA
- a CDS encoding glycosyltransferase family 2 protein has translation MPEVSIITPCYNSSKFLEETISSVQNQTFTDWEWLITDDRSTDDSVEIIQKLNDSRIKLTISEKNGGAGHARNVSLKNATGRFITFLDADDFWEPEFLDEMVAFMKKENAEIAYSTYARCDENLDPKIEDFKADKVVTFDNLLKTCRLSLLSSMYDSKRVGIEYFPEGSKREDHVMWLNLLKKIPEGKPLPKTMAKYRMHATSVSRKKQHIIKDQYLVYKDFMKFSTLKSLYYTANWAINGFLKYSKIFN, from the coding sequence ATGCCCGAAGTTTCCATCATCACTCCCTGCTATAATTCTTCAAAATTTTTGGAAGAAACAATTAGCTCTGTACAAAATCAGACGTTTACAGATTGGGAATGGCTGATTACAGATGACCGATCTACTGACGATTCTGTGGAAATTATTCAAAAACTGAATGACTCAAGAATAAAACTTACCATCTCTGAAAAAAACGGAGGCGCAGGACACGCCAGAAATGTATCTTTAAAAAATGCGACCGGAAGATTTATAACATTTCTGGATGCAGACGATTTTTGGGAACCCGAATTTCTTGATGAAATGGTTGCTTTTATGAAAAAAGAAAATGCTGAAATTGCTTATTCTACCTACGCGAGATGCGATGAAAATCTGGACCCTAAAATTGAAGATTTTAAGGCAGATAAAGTGGTTACATTTGATAATTTATTAAAAACCTGCCGGCTTTCTCTACTCTCATCAATGTACGATTCTAAAAGAGTTGGTATAGAGTATTTTCCCGAAGGAAGCAAACGTGAAGATCATGTCATGTGGCTCAATTTACTTAAAAAAATACCTGAAGGAAAACCGCTGCCAAAAACTATGGCAAAGTACAGGATGCATGCAACAAGTGTTTCACGAAAAAAACAGCACATCATCAAAGATCAGTATTTAGTTTATAAAGATTTTATGAAATTTTCTACCTTAAAATCTTTGTATTATACTGCCAATTGGGCAATCAACGGATTTTTAAAGTACTCTAAAATATTTAATTAA
- a CDS encoding lipocalin-like domain-containing protein, protein MKKLALLFAGLSLMVATTACNDDEDTVQEFPIVGTWKPVAEVRTQIDLDGVGFSDEITYTTCQQESRWVFNENATGKRTNKDEAGSPLTCTTISERNFTYIYNKTDKNFEIKYQGTVVSEKGKIVDLNAETMNLKIEDNVDPTVYKATTYTFKRIAQ, encoded by the coding sequence ATGAAGAAATTAGCATTATTATTTGCAGGTTTATCATTAATGGTAGCTACTACCGCATGTAACGATGACGAAGATACTGTGCAGGAGTTTCCAATCGTTGGAACCTGGAAGCCGGTTGCAGAAGTGAGAACCCAGATTGATCTTGACGGTGTCGGGTTTTCTGATGAGATTACGTACACTACATGTCAGCAAGAATCTCGTTGGGTTTTTAACGAAAATGCTACAGGAAAAAGAACAAATAAGGATGAAGCAGGTTCACCTTTGACTTGTACCACGATTTCCGAACGTAATTTTACTTACATTTACAATAAGACGGATAAGAATTTCGAAATCAAATATCAGGGAACGGTAGTTTCTGAAAAAGGAAAAATCGTTGATCTGAATGCAGAAACAATGAACCTGAAGATTGAGGATAATGTGGATCCTACAGTGTACAAAGCAACCACGTACACCTTTAAAAGAATTGCGCAGTAG
- the leuS gene encoding leucine--tRNA ligase encodes MFYDHQQIEKKWQKYWEDNQTYKTSGLTDKPKFYVLDMFPYPSGAGLHVGHPLGYIASDIYARYKRHQGFNVLHPVGYDSFGLPAEQYAIQTGQHPAVTTEQNITRYEEQLRKIGFSFDWSREVRTSDASYYKWTQWIFIELFHSWYNKDTDKAESISTLIKHFEEKGTEGLNASQNDELNFTSEEWKNASEIDKEDVLLNYRLAYRAETTVNWCPALGTVLANDEVKDGKSERGGFPVFQKKMMQWSMRISAYSERLLQGLKTLDWPQPLKDSQEYWIGKSQGAQVKFQVENHEEIIEVFTTRPDTIFGATFMVLAPENPLVENITTAEQKVEVDTYIEQTSKKTERDRMADVKNVSGAFTGSYAINPFSGEKMPIYISDYVLMGYGTGAVMAVPAHDERDHRFAKKFNLDIKKVVETEENIHEKSFDSKDSVCVNSDFLNGLNYNDAKALIIDAIEKKGIGHGTTNYRQRDAIFSRQRYWGEPVPIYYKEGMPYTLPNSALPLELPEVEKYLPTEDGDPPLGNSKTFAWDETNQKVVATDLIDDQNVFPLELSTMPGWAGSSWYFLRYMDPNNDEVFAKKELTDYWGQVDLYIGGSEHATGHLLYSRFWNMFLKDRGYINHDEPFQKLINQGMILGMSALIHRIDGINKIVSKNLASEYQTQKIPVDISMLVGTTDEIDVNKLKNWRPEFSNAEFILEEGKLITEREVDKMSKRTYNVVNPDDICDEYGADGLRLYEMFLGPLEQSKPWNIQGLSGVYGFLKKFWNLYFNGDVFEVSDEEPTKAEYKILHTLIKKVIFDIENFSFNTSVSSFMIAVNELQKIKCNKRNILEPLAVIISPYAPHICEEVWNLLGHSESIEFEKFPELNEEYLIEEEINYPVSVNGKMKFTISLSAQLSAQEVEVLVLQNEKMKEILEGKAPKKIIVVPKKIVNIVI; translated from the coding sequence ATGTTTTACGATCATCAGCAGATAGAAAAAAAGTGGCAGAAATACTGGGAAGACAATCAAACGTACAAGACTTCCGGCTTAACCGATAAACCTAAATTTTACGTCCTTGATATGTTCCCGTATCCATCGGGAGCCGGTCTTCACGTCGGACATCCGCTGGGATATATTGCTTCGGATATTTATGCGAGATATAAAAGACATCAAGGTTTTAATGTTCTGCATCCTGTGGGTTATGATAGTTTCGGTCTTCCTGCTGAGCAATACGCAATCCAAACAGGGCAACATCCTGCGGTTACTACTGAACAAAACATTACCAGATACGAGGAGCAACTTAGGAAAATTGGTTTTTCATTCGACTGGAGCAGAGAAGTAAGAACTTCGGACGCTTCTTATTATAAATGGACACAGTGGATTTTTATTGAATTGTTCCATTCCTGGTATAATAAAGATACAGACAAAGCAGAATCTATCTCAACGTTGATCAAACATTTTGAAGAAAAAGGGACGGAAGGATTAAATGCCAGTCAAAACGATGAACTAAATTTCACTTCAGAAGAATGGAAAAATGCTTCTGAAATAGATAAAGAAGATGTTTTATTAAATTATCGATTAGCTTACAGAGCAGAAACAACTGTCAATTGGTGTCCTGCTTTAGGAACAGTTTTAGCCAACGACGAAGTAAAAGACGGAAAATCAGAAAGAGGCGGCTTCCCTGTTTTTCAAAAGAAAATGATGCAGTGGAGCATGAGAATTTCTGCCTACTCAGAGAGATTGTTGCAGGGTCTTAAAACTTTAGATTGGCCGCAACCTTTGAAAGATTCTCAGGAATACTGGATCGGAAAATCTCAGGGAGCACAAGTGAAATTTCAGGTAGAAAATCACGAAGAAATTATCGAAGTTTTCACAACAAGACCTGATACTATTTTTGGAGCAACTTTTATGGTTTTGGCGCCTGAAAATCCGTTGGTTGAAAATATTACAACTGCAGAACAAAAAGTTGAAGTCGATACTTATATTGAACAAACTTCCAAAAAAACTGAGCGTGATAGAATGGCGGACGTGAAAAACGTTTCAGGCGCTTTCACGGGAAGTTATGCGATCAATCCGTTCAGCGGAGAAAAGATGCCGATCTATATTTCAGATTATGTATTGATGGGTTACGGAACGGGAGCTGTGATGGCTGTTCCTGCGCATGACGAGCGCGACCACAGGTTTGCAAAGAAATTTAATTTAGATATTAAAAAAGTTGTAGAAACAGAAGAAAATATTCACGAAAAATCTTTTGACTCAAAAGATTCGGTTTGTGTCAATTCTGATTTCTTAAACGGCTTAAATTATAATGATGCCAAAGCATTGATCATAGATGCTATCGAGAAAAAAGGAATCGGTCACGGTACGACTAATTACAGACAGCGTGATGCGATTTTTTCAAGACAGCGTTATTGGGGCGAGCCGGTTCCTATTTATTATAAGGAAGGAATGCCTTACACATTGCCAAATTCTGCGTTGCCGTTAGAACTTCCTGAAGTTGAAAAATATTTACCGACAGAAGACGGCGATCCGCCATTAGGAAATTCAAAAACTTTTGCATGGGATGAGACGAATCAAAAAGTAGTTGCTACAGATTTAATTGATGATCAAAATGTTTTCCCGTTAGAATTGTCTACCATGCCGGGTTGGGCAGGAAGTTCTTGGTATTTCTTAAGATATATGGATCCGAATAATGATGAGGTTTTTGCTAAAAAAGAACTGACAGATTATTGGGGACAAGTAGATTTATATATTGGTGGAAGCGAGCACGCAACCGGTCACTTACTGTATTCTCGTTTCTGGAATATGTTCTTAAAAGACAGAGGATATATTAATCATGATGAGCCTTTCCAGAAGTTGATCAATCAGGGGATGATTTTGGGGATGAGTGCGTTAATTCATAGAATTGATGGAATTAATAAAATTGTTTCTAAAAATTTGGCAAGCGAATATCAAACTCAGAAAATCCCGGTTGATATTTCAATGTTGGTTGGAACTACAGATGAAATTGATGTTAATAAGCTGAAAAATTGGAGACCGGAATTTAGTAATGCTGAATTTATACTAGAAGAAGGAAAATTAATTACTGAAAGGGAAGTCGACAAAATGTCTAAGAGGACATATAATGTAGTAAATCCAGATGATATCTGTGACGAATACGGAGCAGACGGATTAAGATTGTACGAAATGTTTTTAGGGCCGTTGGAACAATCCAAACCTTGGAACATTCAAGGTCTAAGTGGAGTTTACGGTTTTCTGAAAAAATTCTGGAATTTATATTTCAATGGCGATGTTTTCGAAGTTTCAGACGAAGAGCCTACAAAAGCAGAATATAAAATTCTTCACACATTAATAAAGAAAGTAATTTTTGATATTGAAAATTTTTCTTTCAATACTTCAGTTTCATCATTCATGATCGCTGTCAATGAGTTACAGAAAATAAAGTGCAACAAACGCAATATTTTAGAGCCTTTGGCCGTTATAATTTCCCCTTATGCACCACACATCTGCGAAGAGGTATGGAATTTGCTTGGTCACAGCGAGTCTATCGAGTTTGAAAAATTCCCTGAGCTCAACGAAGAATATTTAATTGAAGAGGAAATTAATTATCCGGTAAGTGTTAACGGTAAGATGAAATTTACAATTTCTCTGTCGGCTCAACTTTCAGCGCAAGAAGTAGAAGTTTTAGTGCTTCAAAATGAGAAAATGAAAGAGATTTTAGAAGGCAAAGCACCAAAAAAGATTATTGTAGTGCCTAAAAAGATTGTAAATATTGTAATTTAA
- a CDS encoding MotA/TolQ/ExbB proton channel family protein encodes MEMNVSKNDEQVVAKKAGGLNPAVIIPILLLIGIGIYLFIFGAPGNFKDPEQFKDAISVAFSDVESKNIEPPTGGIIGTIYKGGFIVPILITFMITVLVFSIERFFILSKASGQGNLDNFVVRVRSLLNQNKIDEALEECDRQQGSVGNVVKEGLTTYKALSNDTTLNKEQKMVALNKAIEEATTLEMPMLEKNMMILSTLGTVATLVALLGTVIGMIKAFAALGGGGGTPDAAALSTGISEALINTALGIGTSAIAIILYNFFTSKIDGLTYKIDEIAMSIQQSFAEFN; translated from the coding sequence ATGGAAATGAATGTTTCAAAAAATGATGAGCAAGTAGTTGCTAAAAAAGCAGGGGGTCTTAATCCGGCTGTAATTATTCCTATTCTATTACTTATAGGAATCGGAATTTATTTATTTATTTTTGGTGCACCTGGAAATTTTAAAGATCCAGAACAGTTCAAAGACGCTATCTCAGTAGCTTTTTCTGATGTGGAGTCTAAAAATATTGAACCACCAACAGGAGGAATTATTGGAACAATCTACAAAGGTGGATTTATTGTGCCAATTTTGATTACATTCATGATTACTGTATTGGTTTTTTCAATTGAAAGATTTTTCATCTTAAGTAAAGCTTCTGGTCAAGGAAATCTGGATAATTTTGTGGTAAGAGTGAGAAGTTTATTAAATCAAAATAAAATAGACGAAGCTTTAGAAGAGTGTGATAGACAACAAGGTTCTGTAGGAAATGTGGTGAAGGAAGGTCTTACAACATATAAGGCTCTATCCAATGATACCACGCTAAATAAAGAGCAGAAAATGGTTGCTTTGAACAAAGCTATTGAAGAAGCTACTACTCTGGAAATGCCAATGTTAGAAAAAAACATGATGATTCTTTCAACTTTGGGTACTGTTGCGACATTAGTGGCATTGTTAGGTACTGTAATTGGGATGATCAAAGCATTTGCTGCATTAGGTGGCGGTGGTGGTACCCCAGATGCCGCTGCGCTGTCAACAGGTATTTCTGAAGCTTTGATTAATACGGCGTTAGGTATTGGTACTTCTGCAATTGCGATTATTCTTTATAATTTCTTTACATCAAAAATTGATGGTTTGACATATAAGATTGATGAGATCGCAATGAGTATTCAGCAGTCTTTTGCTGAATTCAACTAA
- a CDS encoding ExbD/TolR family protein, producing the protein MARLKPKRHGVVTDMTAMCDVAFLLLTFFILTTQFKKPDVEQIKPPSSISEKLLPDASLMTVNATPEGKFYFQPVENATERGKLLDKMSQKYNISFDNNQKAAFQRVQAIGVPMNQLKSFLDLPGDAQKNYKGSGVPMDSTNTQLTDWIQQSLSVNPKYKLAIKGDVNTKFPNVKSLFEGLRDIDFLNFWLITSQEKSE; encoded by the coding sequence ATGGCGAGACTCAAACCAAAAAGACATGGGGTAGTGACGGATATGACGGCGATGTGTGACGTTGCATTCCTGCTACTTACGTTTTTTATATTGACCACTCAGTTTAAAAAGCCTGATGTGGAGCAGATCAAACCGCCATCTTCAATCTCAGAAAAATTACTTCCTGATGCCAGTTTAATGACTGTCAATGCAACTCCAGAAGGAAAATTTTATTTCCAACCGGTAGAAAATGCAACAGAGAGAGGAAAGCTTTTAGATAAAATGAGTCAAAAGTATAATATTTCTTTTGATAATAATCAAAAAGCAGCATTTCAAAGAGTTCAGGCAATTGGGGTTCCTATGAACCAGCTAAAAAGTTTTTTAGATTTGCCAGGAGATGCGCAGAAAAATTATAAAGGTTCTGGGGTTCCCATGGACAGCACAAATACACAATTAACAGATTGGATACAGCAAAGTTTGAGTGTGAACCCAAAGTATAAATTAGCTATAAAAGGTGATGTAAACACTAAATTTCCAAATGTTAAAAGTTTATTTGAGGGGTTAAGAGATATTGACTTTCTAAACTTTTGGTTAATAACGTCACAAGAAAAATCTGAATAA
- a CDS encoding ExbD/TolR family protein has protein sequence MAEVQVQEKGAKGGKVRSKKQSTRVDMTPMVDLGFLLITFFMFTTTFSKPNVMDLGLPAKPKKDQPKPPPTDIDLTNSITLLLGKNNKIYWHQQDPTSLNDANLNETNFDREGLRAIIKQAKSKAKDQNKFTVIIKPTDDAVYKNFVDVLDEMAITKSERYGVTDLKPYEKAIYDKKVGNSGNQVPVTK, from the coding sequence ATGGCAGAAGTACAAGTACAGGAAAAGGGCGCTAAAGGCGGTAAGGTACGCTCCAAGAAGCAAAGTACCCGAGTAGATATGACTCCAATGGTAGATTTAGGTTTTCTTTTGATTACATTCTTTATGTTTACAACAACATTTAGTAAACCAAATGTAATGGATTTGGGTCTTCCTGCAAAACCTAAAAAGGACCAACCTAAACCCCCTCCAACAGATATTGATTTAACAAATTCAATTACGTTATTATTAGGAAAAAATAATAAGATATATTGGCATCAGCAGGATCCAACGTCTTTAAATGACGCAAATCTCAATGAAACTAATTTTGATAGAGAGGGTTTGAGAGCGATTATTAAACAAGCAAAATCTAAAGCGAAAGATCAAAATAAATTTACTGTGATTATTAAGCCCACAGATGATGCAGTATATAAAAACTTCGTAGATGTTTTAGATGAAATGGCAATTACAAAAAGCGAGAGATACGGTGTTACCGATCTTAAGCCATATGAAAAAGCTATTTACGATAAAAAAGTAGGGAATTCTGGTAATCAGGTTCCCGTAACGAAGTAG
- a CDS encoding energy transducer TonB: protein MADENVYRSNGSLDEIVFENRNKGYGAYDLRSSYPRLLTKSFIIGTSLFLVAALSPFIYSTIKNLTAPDKVEVKSELVEILEDEPIIEEVKPDEPPPPPPPKEEEKIEVIQNVVPEPVKIPKNETPPPKISEQIDTKTGVTAQEGVKTPAYTPPPPPPSTGTKTSTAEVKPQVSDTQVYSEVEQTAEFPGGINAFRNKVSGNFDGSAMNGDEGTVKAEVTFVVERDGTITDVKANGKNSDFNSEAVRTIKSIKNKWTPAKINGQSVRYRFRLPLTMNFEG from the coding sequence ATGGCAGACGAAAATGTGTACAGATCAAATGGATCTCTGGATGAGATTGTATTTGAAAATAGAAATAAAGGCTATGGTGCTTATGATTTAAGAAGTAGTTATCCAAGATTACTAACGAAATCTTTTATCATCGGAACATCACTTTTTTTGGTTGCTGCTTTATCACCTTTCATTTATTCTACTATTAAAAATTTGACTGCGCCTGACAAGGTTGAAGTTAAGTCTGAATTGGTGGAAATTCTTGAAGATGAGCCAATTATAGAAGAGGTTAAACCTGATGAACCGCCACCTCCTCCGCCACCAAAAGAAGAGGAAAAAATTGAAGTTATTCAAAATGTGGTTCCAGAACCGGTGAAAATTCCTAAAAATGAAACTCCACCTCCCAAAATTTCGGAACAAATTGATACTAAAACGGGTGTGACTGCACAAGAAGGTGTGAAAACTCCAGCTTATACTCCGCCACCACCACCGCCATCTACTGGTACAAAAACTTCAACAGCTGAAGTTAAGCCTCAGGTGAGTGATACTCAGGTTTATAGCGAGGTTGAGCAAACTGCTGAATTTCCCGGAGGTATCAATGCTTTTAGAAATAAAGTGTCTGGTAATTTTGATGGTTCAGCAATGAATGGAGATGAAGGTACTGTAAAAGCAGAAGTAACTTTCGTAGTAGAGAGAGATGGAACAATTACAGATGTAAAAGCTAACGGTAAAAATTCGGATTTTAATTCTGAAGCTGTTAGAACAATTAAGTCTATTAAAAATAAATGGACTCCTGCAAAAATCAATGGTCAATCTGTTCGTTACAGATTCAGACTTCCGCTAACGATGAATTTTGAAGGTTAA
- a CDS encoding C4-dicarboxylate ABC transporter, translating to MMFNWLSLVTGLFYIVLGVVIIVYKFFFTILEPAVAYPLGAVVMLYGVFRIWRAVSKIKNTGDNE from the coding sequence ATGATGTTTAATTGGTTGTCTTTAGTTACAGGATTATTTTATATTGTCTTAGGAGTTGTAATTATTGTTTATAAATTCTTCTTTACGATTCTAGAGCCTGCGGTTGCGTATCCACTTGGTGCTGTAGTTATGCTGTATGGCGTATTCAGAATTTGGCGGGCGGTTTCAAAAATTAAAAACACTGGAGACAATGAATAA
- a CDS encoding PstS family phosphate ABC transporter substrate-binding protein produces MNNFKYTILFLVLTVVSCSKKEDKSPSYHRGNLTILTDESFKSVTEALADGYMITYPDTKIKVITKKEDLGFLDLLNDKARIAVMSKDLSAEEVKAYEEQVDLKFLPAKFAADAVVFVVPKNSSRTSITMEEISRGMLSEDKNFIFDGANSSNLNFVAQKLKKLPKDLKYSIIPGSTNVIEELNKYPSKIGVVGLNTLSRPYDKNAEKLRELVKILPVETNGKLYSANLEGLREMKYPFTRVLYFLTNEGNFNIANGFIRYSCTQLGQMIVEKEGLQPYNIYRREVQMR; encoded by the coding sequence ATGAATAATTTTAAATATACAATTCTATTTTTGGTTCTTACAGTTGTAAGCTGTTCAAAAAAAGAAGATAAATCCCCATCTTATCATAGAGGTAATCTTACAATTCTGACGGACGAATCTTTTAAAAGTGTAACTGAAGCCTTGGCAGACGGATATATGATCACCTATCCGGATACGAAAATTAAAGTAATTACAAAAAAAGAAGATCTAGGTTTTTTAGATTTATTAAATGATAAAGCCAGAATTGCAGTTATGTCAAAAGATTTGTCTGCAGAAGAAGTAAAAGCTTATGAAGAACAGGTAGATCTTAAATTCTTACCTGCAAAATTTGCCGCTGATGCAGTAGTTTTTGTTGTTCCTAAAAATTCAAGTAGGACAAGCATTACCATGGAAGAGATTTCTCGAGGAATGTTGTCAGAAGATAAAAATTTTATTTTTGATGGGGCAAATTCAAGTAATCTGAATTTTGTAGCTCAAAAGTTAAAAAAGCTTCCTAAAGATTTAAAATATTCTATTATCCCCGGAAGTACAAATGTCATTGAAGAATTAAATAAGTACCCAAGCAAAATCGGTGTGGTAGGGCTCAATACGTTAAGCAGGCCGTACGACAAAAATGCTGAGAAACTAAGAGAGCTTGTCAAAATTTTACCGGTTGAAACTAATGGTAAGCTATATTCTGCAAATCTTGAAGGTTTGAGGGAAATGAAATATCCTTTTACAAGAGTCTTATATTTCTTAACCAATGAAGGGAATTTTAACATTGCTAATGGTTTTATAAGATATTCCTGCACACAACTTGGTCAGATGATCGTAGAGAAAGAAGGCTTGCAGCCGTATAATATTTACAGGAGGGAAGTGCAAATGCGTTAA